Below is a genomic region from Chroicocephalus ridibundus chromosome 31, bChrRid1.1, whole genome shotgun sequence.
ataataaaagcaaaaatcgTGTGAAACGCGACCGGCGGGAGGgcgcggggacggggatggggggtTGTTTTCCCACGGCCACGGGGGGTCCCGCGCAGCCTGGCCGTCCCGCCCCTAAGGCAAATATGGGACCCAGTGGGGTGCTGCGTCCTCGgcagcgtgtcccccccgccctccaccatcctcccctccccctgcacgCACCAGAGCTGCGAGGGGGGGAGAGTCACACTCGAGAGCGCAGGGAGGACCCAGGGATCCCGAGGACCCACATGTCCGGGTGCCCAGGGATCCCAACAACCCCAAGATGCTGAGGATCCAGATGTCCCAAGGACCCAGAGACCCGGATGCCCAGACGTCCCAAGGACCCCGACATCCCAAAGACCCAAGCTTCTGGCCACCCAGCACACACCCAGGTGTCCTGCCCCTCAAGCCACCCCCAAGTCCCCCGGTCACTGCCCCATTCTGCCTACGCTCTGCTGcctcccgctgccctcctgccccgggTCCAAGGGGCTCCCACGGATCCAGTTCAGGGCTCTGGGGACTTTGCCCCATGAATCAGCCACCATGGATGGTAAAAacaagctggggtggggggggctggggtggtccccacacacctggggttgGGGGTGTCCTTGCcgaggaagaggatggagaggaTGGGATGGCCCCGGGGAGCCATCGGGCATCCCTGGTTGGGGACCGGCGTGGCTGGCGCCAGCACTTCCGCCTGACGATCGTCTCCACTGACCCATAGCGGGATCTGGTCCCACCACAGTCAAACGTTAACCGTGACTGGGGGTGCCTTTAAATAggagtggggacagggagggggacggggacagggctgtggccatgggcAGCTGCAGGGCGGAGGGGTGGTAGCTGCTGGCAGACGGTTCCGGGGAGTGGGGTTTGCtgctgggagaggttgggagATAACGAGCGCGACGGACAGGTGAGTGGATCAATAGAGAGATCAATATGTTGATCAGGAGAGAGAGAGGCCAATGGACTGGTCAAGAGAGACATTAAAGCTCAATAGATTGATCAATAGAGAGAAAGACTGATCAATAGAAAGATTATGGGTCAAGAGATTGATCAATAAAGAGATTAAGATTGATGCATGGTCAATAGAAAGATTATATGTTAATAGATTGAGATTAAAGATCAATCAGATTGATCAATAGTGAGATTTAAGTTCAATAAATTGATCAGTAGAGACCAATAGATCAGTCAATAGATAAAGATCACTATACTGATCAATAGGTTATAGGTCAATAGGTTGACCTACAGGAAGATCAATCAACAGAGAGATTAAAGGTCAATAAATCAATCAATAGAAAGATTATAGGCCAACAGAGTGGTCGATAGAGAGATTGAGACATTGATCAATCAAAAGATTATAAATCAATACATTGATTGATAGACCAATAGATTGATCAATAGAGAGACAGGTCATTAGATTGATCAGTGGATCCTGGTTCAATAGATTCATCAGTAGAAAAATACAGACCAAGAGATCGATCAATGACTAAATTATAGATCATTTTATTGGTAATAGAGATACACAGACCATCAGATGGATCAATAGAGATGCTGTGGACCGATCAACAGATTGACCAATAGAAACATATAGGCCAATAGACTGATCAATAAAGAGAGACATTATAGACCAATGGATGATCAAGACATTATGGATAATAAAGGTCAATAATTCATCAGCAGAGAAAGAGCTCGTTGGTTTGATCGACAGGGAGACCAACAGCTCGATCAATAGGGAGGGGGAGACGCAAAGGCTGATCAATAGACCTATGTAGACCTACAGATCGACTGAGCAGCAGATCAATCGATTGACTGACAGGGTGAGGAGTCAATAGATGGGCAGGGGGACGGGGCAGACCCACCAGCCGGTGATGGTTGGCATGGACAACAGAGAAATCAATTGATCGATCGATTGATCGAGTGAGGGGCGAAGGACGGCGACAGAGAGCGAGAGAGAGGGGGagtggcagagggagggagggacagagggacggacCCGGGGGACAGCGGGTGGCCGCAGAGACCGAGCCAGAGACCGAGAGAGccgcagagagagggagaggagcaaaACCACCGGTAGGGATCAATCGATCGCAAGGGATCATTGGAGGGATGGACCTACTGAGAGACCGGtaggacggagggagggagggaggatcgATCGATCGGTTGGttggtcggtcggtcggtcgatCAGTagtgagggggagggaggaggaggagggagagcagtgaGGGGCAGGGCTGGTAGCAAGAAACAAACCACCAGCGACTGATAGATCAGTAGAGACCGAGATGGATGGACAGACTGATGGGTCGATTGAGCGAGGGCATCGACAGGGAGACTGGCAGGTCAACAGACACCCCCACAGATCAATAGGTTGGTTGGGACGCCGACTGGCAGAGCAATCGGCACACCAGTAGACTGATCGATCGATCGATCGAGGCACCGATAGATCAATAGCTCTGTCCCTCGGCCATCCCTTGGCCCACCCTTCAACCTCTTCTCCTCCTGCCGCCCTCCAGCTGCCCCGGGCCCCCCTTCCCGGCGCCATCCCTCGTCCCACCATGACCTTTGTGGAGCTGCTGGCCCGCCTGGGCGGGATGGGCCGCTTCCAGGTGACCTACGTGGCCGCCCTAGCCATTCCGCTGCTCATGCTGGCCAGCCACAACCTTCTGCAGAACTTCACCGCCGGCGTCCCCGAGCACCACTGCCGGCCTCGGCCCGTGGCCAATGACAGCACTGGGGATGTCCCCCtcctcatctccatcccctccGACGGCCACCATCGTCCCCAGCGCTGCCGCCGCTACGTGGAGCCCCAGTGGCACCTCTTGGAGGTCAACGGCACGGTCAACGGCACGGCCAACGGGGCGGCCACCGAGCCTTGCCATGATGGCTGGACCTACCAGGATGGCATCTTCGCCCACACCATCGTTACCGAGGTGAGGGGTGGCCCACAACCCGCCCTGGGGGGGGCGAGTGGGGATGCGGGTGTCCGGGTGTTGACCCCCGTGTCCTTTCCTGGTGGCAGTGGGACCTGGTGTGCGAGTCCAAGAAGCTGAGGCAGGTGGCCCAATCCATCTACATGGCCGGGATCCTCCTGGGCTCTAGCCTCTTCGGGATCCTCTCCGACAAGTGCGTGGGCACCCCAGAGCTGTACTGGGAtaaactgggaggaactgggaagggggagaggggagggctaCGCACAGGGAtgtcctccccttcccccggcccctggtctcccagtgtccccagcgcCCCCAGGCTGGGTCCGTCCCAGTACAGCTTGTCCCACTGTCCCCACGTCACTCATCCCAGTATTCACGGTGCCCATATTCCCCGTCCCAGTATTCCAAACGCCTTGTGTCCCCGTCCCAGTGCCCCACGTCCCTGTCCCAGGATTCCCAGCGCCCCACGTCCCCCCAGTCCCAGCGCCCATGTCCCCATCCTAACGGCACGAGGTCCCCACCGCCCCCATCCCAGCGCCCCCAGGAGCCCTCATCCCCCATCCCAGCGGCTCCAGCACCCCgcatctccctccccagcacccccagtgccCCACGTCAGCATCccagccccccatgtcccccatcccagtgcccccagcaccgTGTCCCAGCAGGTTCGGGCGCCGGGCGCTGCTGACCTGGTGCTACCTGCAGCTGGGGGTGACGGGGGCCGGCACCGCGGCCGCCCCCACCTTCGTCGTCTACTGTCTCTGCCGGTTCCTGGCGGGCCTGGCCATGGCCGGGGTCTCCCTCAACTCCGCCTCCCTCTGTGAGCTGGGGACCCAGGGCTCTGGGCTTGGTCCCACCACCCCTATCCCCCGGGAGGGACCTGGGTGTCTGGGCTTGGTCCTACCACCCCTATCCCATGGGAAGCATCCAGGCTCCAACCCTGATACCATTGACCCATGGGAGGGACCCGGGCTCCAACCCTGCCACCGTTGACCCTTTGGGGGGACCCAATCTCCAACCTGCCACCATTGACCTTGGGAGGGACCCAGGCTCCAACCTGCCACCGTTGACCCTTTGGGGGGACCCAGGCTCCAACCCTGATACCATTGACCCATGGGAGGGACCCGGGCTCCAACCCTGCCACCGTTGACCCTTTGGGGGGACCCAATCTCCAACCCTGATACCATTGACCTTGGGAGGGACCCAGGCTCCAACCTGCCACTGCTGACCCTTtgaggggacccatctccaacctgCCACCGTTGACCTTGGGAGGGACCTGGGCTCCAACCTGCCACCATTGACcctttggggggacccaagctcCAACCTGCCACCGTTGACCCTTTGGGGGGACCCGGGCTCCAACCTGCCACCATTGACCTTGGGAGGGTCCTACACATCCATGCTTGGCTCTACCACCACTGACCTTTGGGAAGGCTCCAGGCGTGCAGTCTCCAACCCCACCACCTCCACGCCGCGGGAGGGACCCAGATATCCCAGTGTGGCCCCATCCCACGGGATAGACCCCACCATCCGTGTGCTGATGGTTACCCACAGGCATGGAGTGGATCCCGACGGAAGCGCGCGCCGTGGTGGGCACCATCAATGGCTACTGCTACACCTTCGGGCAGTTCGTGCTGGCGGCCGTGGCCTTCGGCCTCCCTCACTGGCGCTGGCTCCAGCTCGTCgtctccctccccttcttcctcttcttcctctactCCTGGTATGGGGAACACAGGCGTCTAGGTGGCtgcccacccccctcctcctgggTTGGGGTTGGATGGTGGGGTGTCctatggggtggtggtggggacaccTGGGTGGTGGGAGGCGTAGGGTGggagccgggacccccccggatgcctgggtcccccgtgacccctctccccacaccccccaagGCTGTTCGTGGAGTCAGCCCGGTGGCAGGTGATTTCGGGGAGACCTGACCTGGCCCTGAAGGGGCTCCGCAAAGTTGCCCGCGTCAacgggaggaaggaggagggagacaagctCAGCGAGGAGGTGATGGGGGgctgcctgggacccccccagatcCCACTCATCTACCCCTTAGATCCCCCCAAGTTCCTCTCCTATATCCCTGCACAATGCTGCAGATCCCTTCCGGATCCTCCCAGATCTCAGGAGATCACCCAAATCCCTCCAGAACACCCTCCTTCTCCCTTAGATCTCCCCCGTTCCCCTCTCCTCAGGTTGGAtcccccccagaccctctccatccctcctagATACTTCCGACCTCCCCCCCTAGATCCCTCTCAGACCTCTCCTGATCACCTGGATCCCCCCATTCTGTGTCCTTGTTAGGGCTCTCCAacacctctccatccctccagaTCACCTCCAAGACCCCTTGTACCCCTCCTAGATCCCTCTGATCCCACCTAgatccccccagacccctccaaTTCCCTCCAGATCACCCAGATCCCTCCCGAGATTCCCCACTGTCTCTTCTAGATCCCACCAACCCCACTAGCTCCACCCCGGCCCCCACCATCCCTCCTAGATGCCCTCCCGTTCCCTGGATCGCCCCGGCCCCTCGGATCCCTCCCAGGAtctccccagatcctcctttcccACAGGCGCTGCGGGAGCTGGTGCACCGGGAGCCACCACTGCCGGGGGGGACCCTGGCCTCCCTGATCCGCACCCCCGGGATGAGAACCGTCTCCTGTGGCGTCTCCTTTGTCTGGCAAGTGGGGCCATTTTGGGGCAAACCCCATCTTCTTGGGGTCAAACCCCACTTTTTGGGGGCGAAACACCACCTTTTGGGTCCCCACTTGATCACGCCTGGTGGGTTGTGTGTTGaaatgttgggttttgggggCAGGTTCTCCACCAGCTTCGCCTACTATGGGCTGGCCATGGATCTGCAGGGCTTCGGGGTGGACATCTACCTGAGCCAGCTGGTCTTCGGGGCTGTGGACATCCCGGCCAAGCTGGCCTCGGTGCTGGCCATCAGCTGCGTGGGGCGGCGGGTGGCCCAGGGCGGCTCCTTGGCGCTCGCCGGCATCTGCATCCTCGCCAACATCATTGTGCCAATGGGTGGGTGCTGGGACAGATGGAGGGATGGTGGGAGGGATGAAGGACAATGGCATGTAGGACAGTGGGATGAAGGAGAATGGCATGGAGGACAGTAGGATGAAGGACAATGGcatggaggaagaagaggtaaAAGGACAGAGAGAAGTTGGAGGGACAGAGACGGGAAAGATGGAGGTTGGAAGAtgatgggatggagggacagagggtggAAGGATGAGGAGgttggagggatggaaggaaggaagttGGAGGACAGAGacggaggggtggggggacattgggggtgCACTGGGGGGACAGCGATAAGAGATcgaaggatggagggatgaagggtCACTGGGGGGACTTGGGACATTCAGGGGTGGAGGCAGAGGTTGGAGGACCATTGGTGGGTCATAGAGGAGCCATTGAGGGGCCGGAGGTGTGAGacctcccatccctgtccccagagctgcagatGCTGCGCATGGCCTTTGCGGTGATTGGGAAGGGTTCATTGGCCGCCTCCTTCAACTGCGCCTACATCTTCACCGGAGAGCTCTTCCCCACTGTCATCAGGTGGGTGGTTGTCACTTCTAGGAGCTGCCGGCACCACAGCCCTCCCTCCATCTGCCTGTCCCTCCATCCGCTCATCCAACCCACCGGCCAAGTCATCTTCCACCCACCAACCCAACCACTCACCCACCGACCAGCCCATCTACCCACCCACGTATCAGCCCAACcgctcatccatccatccatccaaaaATCATTCCTTGCACCAATCCATCCATCCCTCAACCCATCCAGCCAATCAcctttccatccatccatccatccatccatccatccatcatcaaCCCCTCCATCCAACCACCTCTTCCATCCGTCATCATCAACCCCTCCAACCCTCAACCCATCATCCATCCAACCAACCCTGCATCCGTCCATCAACCCCTCCAACCCTCAACCCATCCATTCATCCACCTCTTCATCCATCAACCCCTCCAGGCCTCATCCTCCATCcattccatccatccatccaaccacCTCTCCATCATAAACTTCTCCATCCCTCAACCCATCCAaccatctctccatccatccacccaacCCTCAGCCCATCCATATTTCCAaccatctctccatccatccatccatccatccatccatccatccatccatccatccacccatccatccatccatcatcaaCACCTTCAACCCTCAACCCACCCAACCACTTCTTCATCCATCCACCCAACCCTCAGCCCACCCATATTTCCAACCATCTCTCCAAccatccatccctctccctggCACAGGCAGACGGGGATGGGCCTGGGGGGCACTATGGCTCGTGTGGGTAGCATGGTGGCCCCGCTGGTGCGCATGACAGCTGACGTGACCCCAGTGCTGCCCCTCATCATCTACGGGGCTGCTCCCATCATCTCGGCCATCGCCACCTGCTTCCTGCCCGAGACCCGCAATGTGCCCCTGCCCGAGACCGTCAAAGACGTCGAGAGACGGTGAGGAGCTCCCCAGTGAAGTGGCTTTGGCCACCCCAAGGGACCCCCTCCCCACCAGATCCCCTTTTTCTCCCCGATCCTTTTGTAGTTGACATCAGGGTGAAAAATTGCCATTTTAGGGCAAGATTTCTTGGAGGAGCCCCAAAGGgtctggggttggaagggacaaaGGTTTTGGGGTGAGAAGGGTGAAGGTTTTTGGGGAGAAGGGACAAAGGTTTTGGGGTGAGAAGGGACGAAGGTTTTTGGGGAGAAGGGACAAAGGTTTTGGGGTGAGAAGGATGAAGGTTTTTGGGGAGAAGGGACAAAGGTTTTGGGGTGAGAAGGATGAAGGTTTTTGGGGAGAAGGGACAAAGGTTTTGGGGTGAGAAGGGTGAAGGTTTTTGGGGAGAAGGGACAAAGGTTTTGGGGTGAGAAGGGTGAAGGTTTTTGGGGAGAAGGGACAAAGGTTTTGGGGTGAGAAGGGACAAAGGTTTTGGGGTGAGAAGGGACAAAGGTTTTCGGGGAGAAGGGACAAAGGTTTTGGGGTGAGCAGGATGGAAGGTTCGGGGTTGGGAAGGGCTGAAGGTTTTTGGGGAGAAATGTTGAAGGTTTTCGGGTTTCTCTTCCCCTGACGCGGTGACAGAGCGGGTCACCTCAAGGACGAGGAAGCCACCGTCCCCCTGAGTACCACCAAGACCAAGGAGGGCGTCTGAGGGGGAGAGGACGGGCATCGGGGACACCTGCATCCCGCTGGGCCAGTGAGGACGGGGGACAGGACCCCCGGGGGGACATGTCCCCCACCCCGTGGTCGATCCCCCCCCACCCGGAGGCTATTTATTTAACCCCAATAAAACCTCATCGCAACCCTGGTCTTCCATATCAAACCGCTGCCCTCCCGGGGGCCCAGGCGTCTggggggtccccgcagccccccagggaacccaggcctccagggacaccccccccccccccaaaaggctAACCAGGATTAATTCCCCCTATATATTACCCTGACACCTGGGTCCTGGCTCTCGAGCTCCGGCCTTTGCCCCAATTCGGGTGATTTAGCTGCAAAATAGATCTGCAAAGGAATTAATTCTCGCATCAAGCCGGGGCCAGCGGGTGGCAAAAGCCCCTAATGGGGCAGATTTTACCCCAAAAAACAGGGTAGCACAACCTCAGTGTCAGCCCTCAGAGAAGCCACAAGCAAGCACCTAAATGGGGTGGATTTACCCAAAAAACAGGGCAGCACAACCCCAGGATCAGCCCTCTGAGAAGCTACATTCGAACACCCAAATAGCTGTTGTTTACCAGTACCCTAAAACCCCCCAGTTTTCCCCAAAACGACCCCACTTCCACACAGCtacatttttatccatttttattaCGAAAACAAGCCATTTtggtgtcactttttttttttttcccggatAAGACACAACCGTGAAGCTTTGCCGAGGGGAAATTGGGGTAAAACCCACCCGTTTAGGGACATTTCATCATCCCGCCCCCGTCAGGGCGTGAAAAGAGGGGAAAATCACCCTTTTTTAACCAAAACGCCTTCATTTCCACCCGAATCGCGCtcaaggaggggaggagagaaaccACCGGGCTGGAGCCGCTTCGTCACCCAGAtccggggtgggttttttttggtgtagtgGCGTGGGGTTTCTTTAGGGATTCTGTTCAATTTTGAGCAGTTTTGGTTAATTTTGAGCTACCTGTGGTCAATCTGGGGGCTATTTAGGTCATTTGGGGGGCTATTTTAGTAATTTTGGGGCCATTTTTCTGCTCACGGGGCCGGTTTCGGGGCTGCTCCGCCGCCGTCCCGGTTGGCTCCTCTCTTTCGGGGGGTTCTGGGAGGTGAAATTCGGGGcgcagaggcgggggggggttcGGAGGTAGGTTTTTTAAgttgatttttagaaaaaacaggCACATTCAGTCAACGGGACCCTTGGGGGGGCAGACGGGGATATCGGGGTGTCCCCAGAGAGCCCCAGAACAGTGGCATCTCCCGCCTCTCCCTGTCAGAGGCGTTCTGGGGgtaaaagcagcttttcccaccccaaaataaatccccccaaaccccaaaacaaaccctgtGCGACCgtgacggggtggggggggacagggcgaAGCGTTTCTCCCTCTGTGCTGTGTGGGAGCAAGGGAAAACCCCAAAATTGAGGGGGTTTGACCCGTTTCGCGCcagctggaggaggtggaggggggaaaaccccaaaaTGGAGGGATTTTGCCCCGTTTCATGCCGGCCAGAGGAGGGTGTCAGGGTGTAAGGCCTCGTctgggcaggaggggggggatCAGCCGGGCTGCGGGGAGCATCCTCCGAGGCGGGAGAGATGGCGGGGcaaaaagaaatgataaaaacggggagggaaaaaaaaaggaaataaaa
It encodes:
- the LOC134508078 gene encoding solute carrier family 22 member 6-like isoform X1; this translates as MTFVELLARLGGMGRFQVTYVAALAIPLLMLASHNLLQNFTAGVPEHHCRPRPVANDSTGDVPLLISIPSDGHHRPQRCRRYVEPQWHLLEVNGTVNGTANGAATEPCHDGWTYQDGIFAHTIVTEWDLVCESKKLRQVAQSIYMAGILLGSSLFGILSDKFGRRALLTWCYLQLGVTGAGTAAAPTFVVYCLCRFLAGLAMAGVSLNSASLCMEWIPTEARAVVGTINGYCYTFGQFVLAAVAFGLPHWRWLQLVVSLPFFLFFLYSWLFVESARWQVISGRPDLALKGLRKVARVNGRKEEGDKLSEEALRELVHREPPLPGGTLASLIRTPGMRTVSCGVSFVWFSTSFAYYGLAMDLQGFGVDIYLSQLVFGAVDIPAKLASVLAISCVGRRVAQGGSLALAGICILANIIVPMELQMLRMAFAVIGKGSLAASFNCAYIFTGELFPTVIRQTGMGLGGTMARVGSMVAPLVRMTADVTPVLPLIIYGAAPIISAIATCFLPETRNVPLPETVKDVERRAGHLKDEEATVPLSTTKTKEGV
- the LOC134508078 gene encoding solute carrier family 22 member 6-like isoform X2 — encoded protein: MTFVELLARLGGMGRFQVTYVAALAIPLLMLASHNLLQNFTAGVPEHHCRPRPVANDSTGDVPLLISIPSDGHHRPQRCRRYVEPQWHLLEVNGTVNGTANGAATEPCHDGWTYQDGIFAHTIVTEWDLVCESKKLRQVAQSIYMAGILLGSSLFGILSDKFGRRALLTWCYLQLGVTGAGTAAAPTFVVYCLCRFLAGLAMAGVSLNSASLCMEWIPTEARAVVGTINGYCYTFGQFVLAAVAFGLPHWRWLQLVVSLPFFLFFLYSWLFVESARWQVISGRPDLALKGLRKVARVNGRKEEGDKLSEEALRELVHREPPLPGGTLASLIRTPGMRTVSCGVSFVWFSTSFAYYGLAMDLQGFGVDIYLSQLVFGAVDIPAKLASVLAISCVGRRVAQGGSLALAGICILANIIVPMELQMLRMAFAVIGKGSLAASFNCAYIFTGELFPTVIRRGWAWGALWLVWVAWWPRWCA